The following coding sequences are from one Campylobacter sp. RM16187 window:
- a CDS encoding [Fe-Fe] hydrogenase large subunit C-terminal domain-containing protein produces MLSVYKINTFPPSANSRGGEAEFEGTYRKGELRGIITINQDNCVGCDTCRSFCPTDAIEGSLGIAHRIDQNLCVACGQCLINCPFAVIEQMSFVDEVMAKLEDKKTFVVAHPSPAVRVSLAEEFGGKPGELTINKMYNALEMAGFNMYDVNFAADHTILEEGTELIKKIKYWLLGERSPDLEHVSHHPFPHFTSCCPAWVRNAEIFHPELIPHISGAKSPIQMGGPLAKTWAAKFVWNKDPRDIYVATVTPCTAKIYEASRPEFNSAYQYLKETGEIPADTKSFPDIDATLTARDIAEIFRKKGINPLEMSDEYPEKTMNVYTGAGTIFGNSGGVMEAALRTAYFLLSGQELRDPELTPVRGYDKDLTEAVIPIPLKDYGGKTLELKVAVVNGASRNLGTILKHITKDSNRYHFIEVMNCPGGCVNGGGQPVHAMGTSWLHPLLPLPLKA; encoded by the coding sequence ATGCTGAGTGTTTATAAGATAAATACCTTCCCGCCGTCTGCAAATTCAAGAGGCGGTGAGGCTGAATTTGAAGGCACTTATCGCAAAGGCGAACTTAGAGGTATCATAACGATAAATCAAGATAATTGCGTCGGATGCGACACCTGTCGCTCTTTCTGTCCAACGGATGCGATAGAAGGCTCGTTAGGCATCGCACACAGGATAGATCAAAATTTATGCGTAGCCTGTGGTCAGTGCCTCATCAACTGCCCGTTTGCCGTTATCGAGCAGATGAGCTTTGTCGATGAGGTTATGGCTAAACTTGAAGACAAAAAGACCTTTGTCGTAGCACACCCTTCTCCTGCCGTTCGTGTCTCTTTGGCTGAAGAATTTGGCGGAAAACCGGGCGAACTAACGATAAATAAGATGTATAACGCTCTTGAGATGGCGGGCTTTAATATGTACGACGTAAATTTCGCCGCTGATCACACTATCCTTGAAGAGGGAACCGAGCTAATCAAAAAGATCAAATACTGGTTACTTGGCGAGAGAAGCCCTGATTTAGAGCACGTTTCGCACCACCCTTTCCCGCACTTTACGAGCTGTTGTCCGGCTTGGGTTAGAAATGCTGAAATTTTCCATCCCGAGCTCATACCTCACATCTCGGGTGCAAAATCGCCTATCCAAATGGGAGGACCGCTTGCTAAAACATGGGCGGCTAAATTTGTCTGGAACAAAGACCCGCGCGATATCTACGTAGCGACCGTTACACCATGTACTGCTAAAATTTACGAGGCAAGCAGACCTGAGTTTAACTCGGCTTACCAGTATCTAAAAGAGACAGGTGAAATTCCTGCGGATACAAAGAGCTTCCCTGATATAGACGCAACTCTTACGGCTCGCGATATAGCTGAAATTTTCCGTAAAAAGGGCATAAATCCGCTTGAAATGAGCGATGAATATCCGGAAAAAACAATGAACGTATATACAGGCGCAGGAACGATATTCGGCAACAGCGGAGGCGTTATGGAGGCTGCACTCAGAACGGCTTATTTCTTGCTATCGGGACAAGAGTTAAGAGATCCTGAGCTAACTCCTGTAAGAGGGTATGATAAAGACTTAACCGAAGCGGTTATACCTATCCCTTTAAAAGACTACGGCGGTAAGACGCTCGAGCTTAAAGTAGCGGTAGTAAACGGCGCTTCAAGAAACCTCGGCACGATACTAAAACATATCACGAAAGATTCTAACAGATATCACTTTATCGAGGTTATGAACTGCCCCGGAGGCTGCGTAAACGGCGGCGGTCAGCCGGTTCATGCTATGGGAACGTCGTGGCTTCATCCATTGCTTCCTCTACCTCTAAAAGCATAA